One part of the Tenacibaculum sp. 190130A14a genome encodes these proteins:
- the sppA gene encoding signal peptide peptidase SppA, whose product MKFLRNLLASILGFFIALFLIFLLFIGIAAIAGSGDEVIVENNSILEIDLSTALKDYAPKEDNPIAEALELTDEKLALNKVLNAIENAKTDSKIKGISIQSTIVSAGIAQTQAVRKKLAEFKESGKFVYAYNDFYTQKNYYLSSVADSVFLNPAGMVDFKGLSTEILYYKDFEDKYGVKMEVIRHGKYKSAVEPFLSNKMSEANREQTTSFLKSIWSQITKDISETRNISTENLNAIADSLNARTPELAKENNLVDGVIYMDEYLEKLDNAADAEANTISIEAYIKSGKGRISSTAKNKIAVIYAQGEIIYGEGDENRIGQGLINKAIRKARKDDNIKAIVLRVNSPGGSALTSELIWRELELTKKEKPIVVSMGNVAASGGYYIACNANKIIAEPTTITGSIGVFGAIPNVHELANNMGINAEQVATNNSPSYSIFEPMTQQFYDVTKEGVEDIYKTFVNRVSEGRNMTFEQVNEIAQGRVWSGTEAIANGLVDELGGLDTAVKAAAELAEVENYRVRNYPNYHKDIKDAFKLSPFGKVSRDEIIKEALGEENFRLYNNINQMRNLKGIQARLPFILEIK is encoded by the coding sequence ATGAAATTTTTAAGAAACTTATTGGCGTCTATTTTAGGTTTTTTTATTGCCCTATTTTTAATTTTCTTACTCTTTATTGGTATCGCTGCAATTGCGGGAAGCGGAGATGAAGTAATTGTTGAAAATAATTCTATTTTAGAAATCGACTTATCTACTGCTCTTAAAGATTATGCTCCAAAGGAAGACAATCCTATTGCTGAAGCGTTGGAGTTAACAGATGAAAAACTAGCGTTAAATAAAGTTTTAAATGCTATTGAGAATGCTAAAACAGACTCTAAAATAAAAGGGATTAGTATTCAATCTACCATAGTAAGTGCTGGTATTGCACAAACTCAAGCAGTTAGAAAAAAGTTAGCAGAGTTTAAAGAGAGTGGAAAGTTTGTATATGCTTACAATGATTTTTATACTCAAAAAAATTACTATTTAAGTTCTGTTGCAGATAGTGTATTCTTAAACCCTGCAGGAATGGTAGACTTCAAAGGATTATCAACTGAGATTTTATATTATAAAGATTTTGAAGATAAGTATGGTGTAAAAATGGAAGTTATTCGTCATGGAAAATACAAAAGTGCAGTTGAGCCATTTTTATCGAATAAAATGAGTGAAGCCAACAGAGAGCAAACTACTTCATTCTTAAAGTCTATTTGGTCACAAATTACTAAAGATATTAGTGAGACTAGAAATATTTCTACTGAAAATTTAAATGCAATTGCTGATAGTTTAAATGCAAGAACTCCTGAACTAGCAAAAGAAAACAATTTAGTTGATGGTGTTATTTATATGGATGAGTACTTAGAGAAATTGGATAATGCAGCAGATGCAGAAGCAAATACAATTTCGATTGAAGCGTACATTAAATCTGGTAAAGGACGTATTTCTTCAACTGCTAAAAACAAAATTGCTGTTATTTACGCTCAAGGAGAAATTATTTATGGTGAAGGTGATGAAAACCGAATCGGTCAAGGGCTAATTAATAAAGCTATTCGTAAAGCTAGAAAAGACGATAACATTAAAGCGATTGTTTTACGTGTAAATTCTCCTGGAGGAAGTGCCTTAACTTCTGAACTTATTTGGCGTGAGTTAGAGTTAACCAAAAAAGAGAAACCTATTGTTGTTTCTATGGGTAATGTTGCGGCTTCTGGTGGGTATTATATTGCTTGTAATGCTAATAAAATTATCGCAGAACCTACAACTATTACAGGGTCTATCGGTGTTTTTGGAGCCATCCCTAACGTTCATGAATTAGCAAACAATATGGGTATTAATGCTGAGCAAGTTGCAACAAATAATAGCCCTAGCTATAGTATATTTGAACCTATGACTCAACAGTTTTATGATGTTACTAAAGAAGGAGTTGAAGATATTTACAAAACTTTTGTAAACAGAGTTTCAGAAGGAAGAAACATGACTTTTGAGCAGGTTAACGAAATTGCACAAGGTAGAGTTTGGTCTGGAACAGAGGCCATTGCTAATGGTTTAGTTGATGAACTGGGTGGACTAGATACTGCTGTTAAAGCGGCTGCTGAATTAGCAGAGGTTGAAAATTATCGTGTAAGAAATTACCCAAACTATCATAAAGACATTAAAGACGCTTTTAAATTATCTCCTTTTGGTAAAGTTTCAAGAGATGAAATTATTAAAGAAGCTCTTGGTGAAGAAAACTTTAGATTATACAACAACATTAATCAAATGAGAAATTTAAAAGGAATACAGGCTAGACTTCCTTTTATCTTAGAGATTAAGTAA
- a CDS encoding HPP family protein, giving the protein MNINDFILKEIKALELSNTVKSAQQMCKDLPITHIPIVENGKLIGCLPESDIQTIEENDQSLKEYAYLLDHFHTNEKATLLDLIVLFADNDCNLIPVLNKDMNYIGYYELSDILDAFADSPFLHNESETLIIEKNRNDYSMSQIAQIVEANNAQLLGLYISSQNQDNVQVTLKVTSEEVNEIIQTFRRYNYNVVTQHEDDTYLEELKDRAEYLRRYLDM; this is encoded by the coding sequence ATGAATATTAATGATTTCATACTAAAAGAAATTAAAGCACTTGAACTAAGTAATACAGTAAAAAGTGCACAACAAATGTGTAAAGATCTCCCGATTACGCATATACCCATTGTAGAAAATGGAAAACTTATTGGGTGCTTACCTGAAAGTGATATACAAACGATTGAGGAGAATGACCAATCTCTAAAAGAATATGCCTATTTATTAGATCATTTTCACACTAATGAAAAGGCTACTTTGCTGGACTTAATCGTTTTATTTGCTGATAATGATTGTAACCTAATTCCTGTTTTAAACAAAGACATGAATTATATTGGTTACTATGAGTTAAGTGATATTCTAGATGCTTTTGCTGATAGCCCATTTTTACATAATGAAAGTGAGACTTTAATTATAGAAAAAAACAGAAATGACTATTCTATGAGCCAAATAGCTCAAATTGTTGAAGCTAACAATGCCCAGTTATTAGGATTATATATCTCATCTCAAAACCAAGACAACGTTCAAGTTACGCTAAAAGTAACTTCTGAAGAGGTAAATGAAATCATTCAAACATTTCGTAGATATAATTACAATGTTGTTACACAACACGAAGATGACACTTACCTTGAAGAACTTAAAGACAGAGCTGAATATTTGAGAAGATATTTAGACATGTAA
- a CDS encoding DUF6146 family protein, producing MKRLPHILSLFILGVFLWACGSTPSASTSTEKEEPVVIKNDSLEYEIIIIDPGFTGYLNSIARPVGFHSQSFLENRNRLMVPIWNYRAQTPSRFDPAIYETIIDYRPGINYGYEVNYKLFNYFMFAQQKYNMRLGNFTNVNR from the coding sequence ATGAAAAGATTACCACATATATTATCCTTATTTATTTTAGGAGTTTTTTTATGGGCTTGTGGCTCAACTCCTAGCGCATCTACTTCAACTGAAAAAGAAGAACCTGTTGTTATTAAAAATGACAGTTTAGAGTATGAAATTATTATAATTGACCCTGGGTTTACGGGGTATTTAAATTCAATAGCGAGGCCTGTTGGTTTTCATAGTCAGTCGTTCTTAGAAAACCGTAATCGCTTAATGGTTCCTATTTGGAATTACCGCGCACAGACACCATCACGTTTTGATCCTGCTATTTACGAAACTATTATTGATTATAGACCAGGTATTAATTATGGGTATGAGGTAAATTATAAACTTTTTAATTATTTCATGTTTGCACAACAAAAGTACAATATGCGATTAGGTAATTTTACAAATGTGAATCGATAG
- a CDS encoding isoprenyl transferase, with amino-acid sequence MSKLLQSINLQNTPNHIAIIMDGNGRWAKGKGMQRVFGHKNALTAVREAVAGASDVGTKYITLYAFSTENWNRPKLEVDALMSLLVNSLKKELPEFQKNGIKINSIGNIERLPQKARKVLAEVIDATQNNSTITLTFALSYGGREEIVNAIKNISKKVVNNELDIEKIDDKIINSHLYTFNLPDVDLMIRTSGEQRISNFLLWQMAYAELYFTEVLWPDFRKEHLYSAILDYQNRERRFGKTSEQIESNE; translated from the coding sequence ATGTCAAAACTACTACAAAGCATTAATTTACAAAATACACCTAATCATATTGCCATTATCATGGATGGTAATGGTAGATGGGCAAAAGGTAAAGGAATGCAGCGAGTATTTGGACATAAAAATGCCTTAACAGCAGTAAGAGAAGCCGTTGCTGGCGCATCTGATGTAGGCACGAAGTATATTACTTTATATGCTTTTTCTACCGAAAACTGGAATCGACCTAAACTTGAGGTAGACGCTTTAATGAGTCTTTTAGTGAATTCATTAAAGAAAGAACTTCCTGAATTTCAAAAAAATGGAATTAAAATAAATAGCATTGGTAACATTGAAAGATTACCTCAAAAAGCGAGAAAAGTTTTAGCTGAAGTAATTGATGCTACCCAAAACAATTCTACCATCACATTAACTTTTGCTTTAAGTTATGGTGGAAGAGAAGAAATTGTTAATGCTATCAAAAACATATCTAAAAAAGTTGTTAATAACGAATTAGATATCGAAAAAATAGACGATAAAATTATAAATAGTCATTTATATACATTTAATTTGCCCGACGTTGATTTAATGATACGTACAAGTGGTGAACAAAGAATAAGTAATTTCTTATTATGGCAAATGGCATATGCTGAACTTTATTTTACTGAAGTTTTATGGCCAGATTTTAGAAAAGAACATCTTTATAGCGCAATATTAGATTATCAAAACAGAGAAAGAAGATTTGGAAAAACCAGTGAACAGATTGAAAGTAATGAATAG
- a CDS encoding alpha/beta fold hydrolase has translation MQILHSRIVGSGHPLLILHGYFGMGDNWKTHANNLAEEGFEVHLIDQRNHGRSFHADAFDYELLVEDLHSYIVHHQLKNVDLLGHSMGGKTVMLFATEYPELINKLIVADISPRMYPPHHHDILAALNSIDFEVQNSRKLVDEKLAELIPEVGIRQFLLKSVYRKDKTELAFRFNLKSLTENNSEVGESLPSFTIFEGETLFLKGANSGYISEEDVPLIKAHFPEAVITVVANSGHWLHAENPKGFYDALIAFYNQ, from the coding sequence ATGCAAATTCTCCACTCACGTATTGTAGGTAGCGGTCACCCATTACTAATTCTTCATGGGTATTTTGGAATGGGTGATAATTGGAAAACTCATGCAAACAATCTTGCTGAAGAAGGTTTTGAAGTGCATTTAATAGATCAGAGAAACCATGGTCGTAGTTTTCATGCAGATGCTTTCGATTATGAATTATTAGTTGAAGATTTACATAGTTATATTGTACATCATCAACTTAAAAATGTTGATTTGTTAGGACATTCCATGGGAGGTAAAACCGTTATGTTATTTGCAACAGAATATCCTGAATTGATTAATAAATTAATAGTTGCAGATATTTCTCCAAGGATGTATCCACCACATCATCATGATATTTTAGCTGCCTTAAATTCGATAGATTTTGAAGTTCAGAACTCCAGAAAATTGGTCGATGAAAAACTGGCTGAATTGATACCTGAAGTAGGAATACGTCAGTTTTTATTGAAAAGTGTATACCGAAAAGATAAAACAGAATTGGCTTTTCGTTTTAATTTGAAATCTTTAACAGAGAATAATAGTGAAGTAGGAGAATCGTTACCGTCTTTTACTATTTTTGAAGGAGAAACACTATTTTTAAAAGGAGCGAATTCTGGATATATTTCAGAAGAAGATGTTCCTTTAATTAAAGCGCATTTCCCTGAAGCTGTAATAACTGTAGTAGCTAACTCTGGACATTGGTTACATGCAGAAAACCCTAAAGGTTTTTACGATGCTTTAATAGCATTTTATAACCAATAG
- the bamA gene encoding outer membrane protein assembly factor BamA gives MNRYSFLIAFILTVFTVSKQQAQDITPKDSTKTNVISYEKGKDYILGGITVTGLQKFSEQTVRVYTGLIIGQTIKLPGDKLTSAIKKLYESKQFSEVDVYLSKRDENTVYLQFNVTELPQLTDVIIKGVSKSKAKDLKKETDLKKGTMVTDNLIVTTRNFIKKKYTDKGFLKTKVTLNTEKDTTDINTVSMKIFIDKGNRIKIKKISFTGNEAFSDGALRGLMKNTKRKMLGRFWKASKYILDDYKEDLESILEKYSEKGYRDARIISDNLTWNDDNTINLEIEVEEGRQYRFADIKFIGNKQYTDEQLHAFLRIDKGDIYNGKVLKERISGDGTPDSQDIQTLYHNNGYLFSQVNAVETQVKNDSITVEIRIREDEPATIKKVTVVGNEKTNDHVIFRELRVKPGDLFSRQNIIRSIREIGQLGFFDTNVTPDVKPNYQDKTADIEFTVTEKGGSQIELQGGYGGGSFIGTLGLSFNNFSIRNIFNKDAYKPLPMGDGQSLSLRLQAARTYETYSISFTEPWLGGKRPQSLSFSLYYSNQFRFDFQTNRVLKDQGLNIIGASIGLGKRLQWPDDYFTLSQSISYQRISLDNYQYRVGSSNDILSQGNLNNLAYNIALTRNSAGPSLIFPTYGSEFTIRAKATFPYSLVNGKDFTEPDNPTDEIRNDYLANKYQWLEYYKLSAKGKWYTSLANKLVLMSNFEVGYLGSYNDKLGLTPVERYFVGGDGIAQGQLDGREVVGLRGYENNSLSDLDGGAIYNKFQLELRYSITDKPSASIYTLGFLEAGNSYDNFSEFNPFKLKRSAGVGIRIFMPAFGLLGIDFAHGFDPLPLVDQSLNPTKSGWQTHFIIGRQF, from the coding sequence ATGAATAGATATTCGTTTTTAATTGCATTTATATTAACCGTATTTACGGTAAGTAAGCAACAAGCACAAGATATAACTCCTAAAGACAGTACTAAAACCAATGTTATATCTTATGAAAAGGGTAAGGACTACATTTTAGGAGGAATTACGGTTACTGGATTACAAAAATTTAGTGAACAAACTGTAAGAGTATATACCGGTTTAATTATTGGTCAAACTATCAAATTACCTGGTGATAAGTTAACCAGTGCGATAAAAAAGCTTTATGAAAGTAAGCAATTTAGTGAAGTAGATGTTTATCTTTCTAAAAGAGACGAAAACACTGTATACCTTCAATTTAATGTAACAGAACTTCCTCAACTTACAGATGTAATTATTAAAGGTGTTAGTAAATCTAAAGCAAAAGACTTAAAGAAAGAAACAGACCTTAAAAAAGGTACTATGGTTACTGATAACTTAATTGTAACCACAAGAAACTTTATTAAAAAGAAATATACAGATAAAGGTTTCTTAAAAACAAAAGTTACTTTAAATACCGAAAAAGACACTACTGATATCAATACGGTAAGTATGAAAATATTTATTGATAAAGGAAATCGTATTAAAATTAAGAAGATTAGTTTTACTGGTAACGAAGCCTTTTCAGATGGTGCTTTAAGAGGTTTAATGAAGAATACAAAGCGTAAAATGCTTGGACGTTTCTGGAAAGCTTCTAAATATATTTTAGATGACTACAAAGAAGATTTAGAAAGCATTTTAGAAAAGTATAGTGAGAAAGGATATAGAGATGCTCGTATTATTTCTGATAACCTTACTTGGAATGATGATAATACTATCAATTTAGAAATTGAAGTAGAAGAAGGTAGACAATATCGTTTTGCTGATATTAAGTTTATTGGTAATAAACAATATACAGATGAACAACTTCATGCCTTCTTGCGTATAGACAAAGGTGATATTTATAATGGAAAAGTGTTAAAAGAAAGAATTTCTGGTGATGGTACTCCTGATTCTCAAGATATTCAAACACTTTATCATAACAACGGATACTTATTCTCTCAAGTAAATGCTGTTGAAACACAAGTAAAAAACGATTCTATTACAGTAGAAATTCGTATTCGTGAAGATGAACCTGCAACCATTAAGAAAGTTACTGTTGTTGGTAATGAAAAGACAAACGATCACGTTATTTTTAGAGAACTAAGAGTAAAACCTGGAGATTTATTCAGTCGTCAAAATATTATCAGATCTATTCGTGAAATTGGTCAGTTAGGATTCTTTGACACGAACGTTACTCCAGATGTTAAACCAAACTATCAAGATAAAACCGCTGATATTGAATTTACAGTTACCGAAAAAGGAGGTAGTCAAATTGAGCTTCAAGGAGGTTATGGTGGTGGATCATTTATTGGTACCTTAGGTTTATCATTCAATAACTTCTCTATTAGAAATATTTTTAATAAAGATGCCTACAAACCTTTACCTATGGGAGATGGGCAAAGCTTATCTTTAAGATTACAAGCTGCTAGAACTTACGAAACCTATAGTATATCTTTTACAGAACCTTGGTTAGGTGGTAAACGACCACAATCATTATCGTTCTCTTTATATTACTCTAACCAATTTAGATTTGATTTCCAAACGAATAGAGTATTAAAAGATCAAGGATTAAACATTATTGGTGCCTCTATTGGATTAGGTAAAAGGTTGCAGTGGCCTGATGATTATTTTACACTTTCGCAAAGTATCAGTTACCAAAGAATTAGTTTAGATAACTATCAATATAGAGTTGGTTCTTCTAACGACATCTTGAGTCAAGGAAATCTTAACAACTTAGCTTATAACATTGCATTAACACGTAATTCAGCAGGTCCTAGTTTAATTTTCCCAACATATGGTTCTGAATTTACTATTAGAGCAAAAGCTACATTCCCTTACTCATTAGTAAACGGAAAAGATTTTACAGAACCAGATAACCCTACTGATGAAATAAGAAATGATTATTTAGCTAACAAATACCAGTGGTTAGAATACTACAAATTATCTGCAAAAGGTAAATGGTATACCTCACTTGCTAACAAATTAGTATTAATGTCTAATTTCGAAGTGGGTTACTTAGGGTCATACAACGATAAATTAGGATTAACTCCTGTAGAAAGATATTTTGTTGGAGGAGATGGTATTGCACAAGGGCAATTAGATGGTCGTGAAGTTGTAGGATTAAGAGGATACGAAAACAATAGTTTATCTGATTTAGACGGTGGAGCTATTTACAATAAATTCCAATTAGAATTACGTTATTCTATAACTGATAAACCTTCTGCATCTATTTATACATTAGGATTTTTAGAAGCAGGTAATTCTTATGACAATTTTAGTGAATTTAATCCGTTTAAGCTTAAGCGTTCGGCTGGAGTAGGTATTCGTATATTTATGCCTGCCTTTGGATTATTAGGAATTGACTTTGCTCATGGTTTCGATCCGTTACCTTTAGTAGACCAATCTTTAAACCCAACAAAGTCTGGATGGCAAACACATTTTATTATTGGTAGACAGTTCTAA
- a CDS encoding NAD kinase gives MKKVAIYGQSYTITAEKEIQILLTCLEKHNTEVFFESSFHKLLQENNSLNGSYSVFSDFKDLTDDFECMFTIGGDGTILRAVTYIRNLNIPVMGINTGRLGFLATVQKDQIVEAIEQLANKEYRIQERTLLEIETSPKTHEFSELNFALNEVTIARRNTTSMIGVRTYLNNEYLTNYWADGLIIATPTGSTGYSLSCDGPVILPNANNFVITPIAPHNLNARPMVIPDNTSIELEVSAREKDFLISLDSRITTVSQETKVKIKKASFTIKSIQLNKQSYLKTLRSKLLWGEDTRNESI, from the coding sequence GTGAAGAAAGTAGCCATATACGGACAATCATATACCATAACTGCCGAGAAAGAAATACAAATACTTTTAACTTGTTTAGAAAAACACAATACAGAAGTATTTTTTGAAAGTAGTTTTCACAAACTTTTACAAGAAAACAATTCTTTAAATGGTAGTTACTCAGTATTTTCTGATTTTAAAGATTTAACCGACGATTTTGAATGTATGTTTACTATTGGTGGTGATGGAACTATTTTAAGAGCAGTTACCTATATACGTAACTTAAACATTCCTGTTATGGGAATAAATACTGGTCGTTTAGGTTTTTTAGCGACTGTTCAAAAAGATCAAATCGTAGAAGCTATTGAACAACTAGCTAATAAAGAGTATCGAATTCAGGAAAGAACCTTATTGGAAATCGAAACCAGTCCTAAAACTCATGAATTTTCTGAATTAAACTTTGCCTTAAACGAAGTTACCATCGCTAGAAGAAACACTACTTCCATGATTGGAGTGAGAACCTATCTTAATAATGAATATCTTACTAATTATTGGGCGGATGGATTAATAATCGCGACCCCAACAGGATCTACAGGATATTCTTTAAGCTGCGATGGTCCAGTAATCTTACCTAATGCGAACAATTTTGTGATTACCCCAATAGCTCCACATAATTTAAACGCTAGACCAATGGTAATTCCAGATAATACTTCAATTGAATTAGAAGTAAGCGCTCGAGAAAAAGATTTTTTAATCTCCCTCGATTCTAGGATTACTACGGTATCCCAAGAGACCAAGGTTAAAATAAAAAAAGCTAGCTTCACTATAAAAAGTATACAGCTAAACAAGCAATCTTACCTAAAAACTCTAAGAAGCAAACTCTTATGGGGTGAGGACACAAGAAATGAATCTATTTAA
- a CDS encoding OmpH family outer membrane protein, with product MKKNILLIVLLFTSIVSFGQKNQRIAYIDMEYILQNIPEYITAQNTLNDKVEKWRKRLDDEARKIEVLKTDLTNEKAILTKDLIDEREEDITIKQESLRRLESLYFGPNGDMYNLRKQLIKPVQDQVYNAVQTIASRKKYDFVFDKSSELVMLYSNKKHDISDLVVKMINIDQRKQEKKDKIAAKKELLKNNNLSEAQQAKQAKKDEARKKKEEARLARIKQIEETRKARLKERADKRKLLLEKRAALKKAQEEAKKKAEEEAKKRKEQEEAKKDN from the coding sequence ATGAAAAAAAACATTTTATTAATCGTTCTTTTATTTACTAGCATTGTTAGTTTTGGTCAAAAAAACCAGCGTATTGCATACATAGACATGGAATACATTCTTCAAAATATACCTGAGTATATTACAGCGCAAAACACGTTGAATGACAAGGTAGAAAAGTGGAGAAAAAGGTTAGATGATGAAGCACGAAAGATAGAAGTTTTAAAAACCGATCTAACCAATGAAAAAGCAATCTTAACAAAAGATTTAATTGATGAGCGTGAAGAGGATATTACAATCAAACAAGAATCGTTAAGAAGATTAGAATCTTTATACTTTGGTCCTAACGGAGACATGTATAATTTAAGAAAGCAATTAATAAAGCCAGTTCAGGATCAAGTATACAATGCTGTACAGACCATTGCTTCAAGAAAGAAGTATGATTTTGTCTTTGACAAATCAAGTGAATTGGTAATGTTGTATTCAAATAAAAAACACGATATTAGCGACCTTGTTGTAAAAATGATCAATATTGATCAACGTAAACAAGAAAAGAAAGATAAAATAGCTGCTAAGAAAGAGTTATTAAAAAATAATAATTTATCAGAAGCACAACAGGCTAAACAAGCAAAAAAGGATGAGGCTAGGAAGAAAAAAGAAGAAGCACGTTTAGCTCGTATTAAACAAATAGAAGAAACTAGAAAAGCTCGCTTAAAAGAAAGAGCTGATAAAAGAAAATTATTATTAGAGAAAAGGGCAGCTTTAAAGAAAGCACAAGAAGAAGCTAAAAAGAAAGCTGAAGAAGAGGCAAAAAAGAGGAAAGAGCAAGAAGAAGCTAAAAAAGACAATTAA
- a CDS encoding pyridoxine 5'-phosphate synthase — MTKLSVNINKIATLRNSRGGNVPNLLQVAKDVQEFGAEGITIHPRPDERHIRYQDAYDLKPIVTTEYNIEGNPIKQFMDLVLEVNPTQVTLVPDGEDVLTSNAGWDTVTHQSYLKEVIAEFKKAGIRTSIFIDTDLKLIEAAAKTGTDRIELYTESFASEFEKGNKEAVKPYTEAAVLAHELGLGINAGHDLNLENIQFFKQNIPNLAEVSIGHALISESIYLGIENVVNMYLHRLQ; from the coding sequence ATGACAAAATTAAGCGTAAATATTAATAAAATTGCAACCTTACGTAATTCAAGAGGAGGAAATGTACCTAACTTATTACAAGTAGCAAAAGATGTTCAGGAGTTTGGAGCAGAAGGAATCACGATTCATCCAAGACCAGACGAACGCCATATACGTTATCAAGATGCTTATGACTTAAAACCAATTGTTACTACAGAATATAATATAGAAGGAAATCCTATTAAGCAATTCATGGATTTAGTTTTAGAGGTGAATCCTACACAAGTAACGTTAGTGCCAGATGGAGAAGATGTATTAACGTCAAATGCTGGTTGGGATACGGTTACCCATCAATCCTATTTAAAGGAAGTAATTGCAGAGTTTAAAAAAGCAGGAATTAGAACTTCTATATTTATTGATACCGATTTAAAATTGATTGAAGCAGCAGCAAAAACTGGAACAGATAGAATAGAATTGTATACAGAGAGTTTTGCGTCTGAATTTGAAAAAGGAAATAAGGAGGCAGTAAAACCTTATACAGAAGCAGCTGTATTGGCTCATGAATTAGGTTTGGGGATTAATGCTGGTCATGATTTAAATCTTGAAAACATTCAATTCTTTAAACAAAACATACCAAATTTAGCAGAGGTTTCAATAGGGCATGCATTGATTTCTGAAAGTATTTATTTAGGAATTGAAAATGTCGTAAACATGTATTTACACAGATTACAATAG
- a CDS encoding DUF6089 family protein — protein MGKRILFILLLSSIGFVQGQSHEIGLFLGGSNYVGDIGRTNYIYPNEFAGGIVYKYNLNPRIALRANYNLIPISGNDKDAENAFRQQSGRSFTNTIHEFAAGVEFNFYEYNIAEYRTSFTPYILAQIATINHKSFNRLVNTNTIEVKNSFSYALPVGIGIKGRLTSDLAFAVETGARYTFTDQLDYSTSAVQSLNFEGNGNDWYFFSGISIVYTFGRPACYNGLTK, from the coding sequence ATGGGAAAACGTATATTATTTATATTATTGTTAAGTTCGATAGGCTTTGTACAGGGGCAAAGTCATGAAATTGGATTATTTCTTGGAGGTTCTAATTATGTTGGAGACATCGGAAGAACCAATTATATATATCCTAATGAATTTGCGGGAGGTATTGTTTACAAATACAATTTAAACCCTCGAATTGCCTTAAGAGCTAACTATAATCTTATTCCTATTTCTGGAAACGATAAGGATGCTGAAAATGCATTTAGACAACAATCTGGACGAAGTTTCACAAACACAATACACGAATTTGCAGCAGGTGTTGAATTCAATTTCTATGAATATAATATAGCAGAATATAGAACTTCATTTACCCCTTATATATTAGCTCAAATTGCTACAATCAATCATAAAAGTTTTAATCGCCTTGTTAACACCAATACTATTGAGGTAAAAAACTCTTTTTCTTATGCACTACCTGTAGGTATAGGAATTAAAGGACGATTAACTAGTGATCTTGCCTTTGCAGTAGAAACTGGAGCTAGATACACTTTTACTGATCAATTAGATTATAGCACTAGTGCAGTTCAATCATTAAACTTTGAAGGAAACGGAAATGACTGGTATTTCTTTTCTGGAATATCAATTGTTTATACCTTTGGAAGACCTGCTTGTTACAACGGATTAACAAAATAA
- a CDS encoding OmpH family outer membrane protein, with the protein MKHLKTLLLVAIFTVGLGGVANAQKIAHINTDKLLAEMPATKAMKADLEKLNKTYQDEIEGMFKKLEAKVKKYEAEGKSQTQEVNQKRAQEVQLDRQKIEQARQAAAQEMQKKYQEKTIPILEKAEKAIKDVASEKGIVYVLDAAPGKGLIVYDKGEDIYNAVKAKLGF; encoded by the coding sequence ATGAAACATTTAAAAACGTTATTATTAGTTGCAATTTTTACAGTTGGTTTGGGTGGTGTTGCGAATGCACAAAAAATAGCACATATTAACACTGATAAATTATTAGCTGAAATGCCTGCAACTAAAGCAATGAAAGCTGATTTAGAAAAATTAAACAAGACTTATCAAGACGAGATTGAAGGAATGTTTAAAAAATTAGAGGCTAAAGTAAAGAAGTATGAAGCTGAAGGAAAAAGCCAAACTCAAGAAGTAAATCAAAAAAGAGCTCAAGAAGTTCAATTAGATAGACAAAAAATTGAGCAAGCTAGACAAGCTGCAGCTCAAGAAATGCAAAAAAAATACCAAGAAAAAACTATTCCTATCTTAGAGAAAGCTGAAAAAGCTATCAAAGATGTTGCTTCAGAGAAAGGAATTGTTTATGTATTAGATGCTGCTCCAGGTAAGGGATTAATCGTTTACGATAAAGGAGAAGATATTTACAACGCTGTAAAAGCTAAATTAGGTTTCTAA